Proteins from one Coffea arabica cultivar ET-39 chromosome 8c, Coffea Arabica ET-39 HiFi, whole genome shotgun sequence genomic window:
- the LOC113706687 gene encoding cytochrome P450 76T24-like, with the protein MLMDTIVSYLVLYFVIWACIYLLTSNLRSRKSAARLPPGPYSFPIIGNLHQVGQNPHQSYAKLSKTYGPLMSLKLGSKATVLVSSATVAREVLQKYDQMFSGRSVTGAAHTLDHHKVSMVWLPVSSQWRNLRKMCKENIFATHRLDTSQGLRQEKLQELRDYLHRSSVSRKAVNVGGAAFTTSLNLISRTLFSKDFADYDSDSSQELQEIVWGVMKNVGAFNLSDYFPVLRVIDPQGIMRDAKFYVQKLFDNFDDIINERLQVRGASETKKNDLLEALLDHSIKNEFEFGRNDLKHLLLDLFVAGADTTSTTVEWAMAELLRSPDKFAKARAELKEIIGQEEVVQESDISRLPYLQAVIKETFRLHPAAPLLVPHKANEDVEINGYIVPKNTQVLINAWASGRDPTTWSDPEIFEPERFLDRDIDARGQHFELIPFGAGRRICPGLPLAYRMVHLMLAAFIHNIDWKLEEGMKPEDLDMDEKFGLSVPKALPLEAIPVKL; encoded by the exons atgctAATGGATACTATAGTGTCATACCTTGTACTCTATTTTGTCATCTGGGCATGCATCTATCTGCTGACATCAAATTTAAGGTCCCGGAAATCAGCCGCCAGACTTCCTCCGGGGCCCTATTCGTTTCCAATCATCGGTAATCTCCATCAGGTTGGCCAAAATCCTCATCAATCATATGCAAAACTGTCTAAAACTTACGGACCTTTGATGTCTCTTAAGCTAGGAAGCAAAGCAACCGTACTCGTATCATCTGCAACTGTTGCAAGAGAAGTGCTACAAAAATATGACCAGATGTTTTCGGGCCGATCAGTCACGGGTGCAGCTCATACACTTGATCACCACAAGGTGTCTATGGTCTGGCTGCCTGTTTCCAGCCAATGGCGGAACCTTCGCAAGATGTGCAAAGAGAATATCTTTGCAACACATAGACTCGATACCAGCCAAGGCCTTCGTCAAGAAAAGCTTCAAGAATTACGCGATTATTTGCATAGGTCCAGCGTTAGCAGGAAAGCTGTGAATGTTGGTGGTGCAGCCTTCACAACCTCTCTGAACTTAATATCCAGGACTCTATTTTCTAAAGATTTTGCCGACTATGATTCTGATTCGTCTCAAGAACTCCAAGAGATTGTGTGGGGGGTGATGAAAAATGTTGGCGCTTTTAATCTCTCAGATTACTTTCCAGTTCTACGGGTGATTGATCCCCAGGGCATCATGAGGGACGCCAAGTTCTATGTCCAAAAGTTGTTTGATAATTTTGATGATATCATTAATGAACGGCTACAAGTCAGAGGTGCATCAGAGACTAAGAAGAATGATCTGTTGGAAGCACTCTTGGATCATAGCATAAAGAATGAGTTTGAGTTCGGCCGCAATGATCTCAAACATTTGCTTTTG GATCTATTTGTGGCAGGAGCAGACACTACTTCAACCACTGTGGAATGGGCAATGGCAGAGTTACTACGCAGCCCTGATAAGTTTGCTAAAGCTAGAGCGGAGCTCAAGGAAATCATTGGACAGGAGGAAGTAGTCCAAGAATCAGATATCTCGAGGCTCCCTTACTTGCAAGCAGTAATCAAAGAAACCTTTCGGCTACACCCTGCAGCACCATTACTTGTTCCTCACAAAGCAAACGAGGATGTAGAAATCAATGGTTACATAGTGCCAAAGAACACACAAGTACTTATCAATGCGTGGGCTTCGGGTAGAGATCCGACAACATGGTCAGATCCTGAGATTTTTGAGCCAGAGCGATTTTTAGACAGGGACATTGATGCAAGAGGCCAGCATTTCGAGCTCATTCCCTTTGGTGCAGGGAGGAGAATATGTCCAGGATTGCCTCTGGCTTATCGGATGGTACACCTGATGCTAGCTGCTTTCATTCACAACATTGACTGGAAACTTGAAGAGGGAATGAAACCAGAAGATTTGGACATGGATGAAAAATTTGGGTTGTCAGTTCCAAAGGCTTTGCCTCTGGAGGCTATTCCAGTTAAGCTGTGA